The following proteins are co-located in the Sardina pilchardus chromosome 24, fSarPil1.1, whole genome shotgun sequence genome:
- the LOC134072347 gene encoding C-type lectin domain family 2 member E-like gives MQQSSGPSRLTRMHQHWTDDQDEEQQTAGKLCCNHSARSKVKLVLPVLIPGFLLLTVGITAHVVAHEVKEYQAGCQPDKCDHGWESHGGQSYFFSNKTLNWTRSQEECVRNKSHLAIINDEEEQVC, from the exons ATGCAGCAGAGCTCTGGCCCTTCTCGTCTGACCAGGATGCACCAGCACTGGACTGATGACCAGGATGAGGAGCAGCAGACAGCAG GAAAGCTTTGCTGTAACCATAGtgccaggtcaaaggtcaagttgGTGTTGCCAGTGCTGATTCCTGGCTTCCTTCTCCTAACTGTGGGCATCACTGCTCATGTTGTTG CCCATGAAGTTAAGGAATACCAAG CTGGATGTCAGCCTGATAAATGTGACCATGGCTGGGAATCACATGGTGGACAGAGCTACTTCTTCTCTAATAAGACTCTAAACTGGACTCGGAGTCAAGAAGAATGTGTCCGTAACAAGAGCCACCTGGCAATCATAAACGATGAAGAAGAGCAGGTTTGCTAA
- the LOC134072952 gene encoding galactose-specific lectin nattectin-like: MQQSSGPSRLTRMHQHRTDDQDEEQQTAGKFCCIHSARSKVKLILPVLIPGLLLLTVGITARVVAGCKSIKRNHGWESHGGQCYVFSTKYLNWTQSQEECVRMKSHLAIINDEEEQKLLMGIIKGKMKEKDDKFWIGLNDRQTEGVWRWVDNTPLNTNKTFWNYGQPDDWKGRKNKYPDGEDCVRMGEKNFKGNSAAGWCDAACEREFKFICEAKVCS; this comes from the exons ATGCAGCAGAGCTCAGGCCCTTCTCGTCTGACCAGGATGCACCAGCACAGGACTGATGACCAGGATGAGGAGCAGCAGACAGCAG GAAAGTTTTGCTGTATCCATAGtgccaggtcaaaggtcaagttgATATTGCCAGTGCTGATTCCTGGCCTCCTTCTCCTAACTGTGGGCATCACTGCTCGTGTTGTTG CTGGATGTAAGTCTATTAAACGTAACCATGGCTGGGAATCACATGGAGGACAGTGCTACGTCTTCTCTACAAAGTATCTAAACTGGACTCAGAGTCAAGAAGAATGTGTCCGTATGAAGAGCCATCTGGCAATCATAAATGATGAAGAAGAGCAG AAACTGTTGATGGGGATAATTAAAGGAAAAATGAAAGAGAAGGATGACAAGTTCTGGATCGGTCTGaatgatagacagacagaaggagtgTGGCGATGGGTGGACAACACTCCTCTTAATACAAACAAAAC ATTCTGGAACTATGGACAGCCTGATGACTGGAAGGGGAGGAAAAATAAATATCCTGATGGAGAGGACTGTGTACGGATGGGAGAGAAGAACTTTAAAGGCAATAGTGCAGCAGGCTGGTGCGATGCagcctgtgagagagagttcaaATTTATTTGCGAAGCTAAAGTTTGCTCATGA